One window of Solwaraspora sp. WMMA2056 genomic DNA carries:
- a CDS encoding DivIVA domain-containing protein: MMRRMWQRIRVRWGRRRMASTPPSQWPAGSSPGVHRVPGTNMRSAAYRPIRPWQVRNQRFRPAGVATRGLDPADVSAFLDRVAHDLGILYAELDRTWEQNNRIKEALRRWQTTQAMISQAAANHTAAQQAAAQQATIGQAAVHYRAGAAR; the protein is encoded by the coding sequence ATGATGCGCAGGATGTGGCAACGAATCCGGGTCCGCTGGGGACGCCGACGGATGGCGTCGACCCCGCCCAGCCAGTGGCCGGCCGGCAGCAGCCCCGGCGTGCACCGGGTGCCCGGCACCAACATGCGCTCGGCGGCGTACCGGCCGATCCGGCCCTGGCAGGTGCGCAACCAGCGGTTCCGCCCGGCCGGCGTCGCGACCCGCGGCCTCGACCCGGCCGACGTCAGCGCGTTCCTCGACCGCGTCGCCCACGACCTCGGGATCCTGTACGCCGAGCTGGACCGCACCTGGGAGCAGAACAACCGGATCAAGGAGGCACTGCGCCGCTGGCAGACCACCCAGGCCATGATCAGCCAGGCCGCCGCCAACCACACCGCCGCCCAGCAGGCCGCAGCCCAGCAGGCCACGATCGGTCAGGCCGCCGTCCACTACAGGGCGGGTGCCGCCCGGTGA
- a CDS encoding 5,10-methylenetetrahydrofolate reductase, whose amino-acid sequence MAHTPHSLFGGGSDGLLLFGITPPRRDAAPERMREIAQVTLDRLAPLDLDALVLYDIDDEADRNPDERPFPYLPTADPAEFHAEHLGAWRRPVIIYRCVGKYQESQLRSWLTSADTDQVGAVFVGSSSRDKPVHTSLTRAHEVRRETRPDLFAGAVTITERYTRGRDEHLRMLAKQEQGCAFFISQVVYDVDATKSMLSDYYYACLDRGVAPRTVVLTMSVCGSLKTLSFLQWLGVDVPRWLENALRRADDPLAESYAQCLRNASDLLDFCRRLGLPFGFHVESVSIRKVEIEAAVSLATELRAMLDRNR is encoded by the coding sequence ATGGCCCACACACCCCACTCGCTGTTCGGCGGAGGGTCGGACGGGCTGCTGCTGTTCGGCATCACCCCGCCGCGTCGCGACGCCGCACCAGAGCGGATGCGCGAGATCGCCCAGGTCACCCTGGATCGGCTCGCGCCGCTCGACCTCGACGCCCTGGTGCTCTACGACATCGACGACGAGGCGGACCGTAACCCGGACGAACGGCCGTTCCCGTACCTGCCGACCGCCGACCCGGCGGAGTTCCACGCCGAACACCTCGGTGCCTGGCGACGTCCGGTGATCATCTACCGCTGCGTCGGGAAGTACCAGGAGTCGCAGTTGCGGTCGTGGTTGACGTCGGCGGACACCGACCAGGTCGGCGCGGTCTTCGTCGGCTCGTCGTCGCGCGACAAGCCGGTGCACACCAGCCTGACCCGGGCGCACGAGGTACGCCGTGAGACTCGGCCGGATCTATTCGCCGGCGCGGTGACCATCACCGAGCGGTACACCCGTGGCCGCGACGAGCACCTGCGCATGTTGGCCAAGCAGGAGCAGGGCTGCGCGTTCTTCATCTCCCAGGTCGTCTACGACGTCGATGCGACCAAGAGCATGTTGTCGGATTACTACTACGCGTGCCTCGATCGAGGTGTGGCGCCGCGTACGGTCGTGTTGACCATGTCGGTGTGTGGGTCGCTCAAGACGTTGTCGTTTCTCCAGTGGCTCGGCGTCGACGTTCCCCGCTGGCTGGAGAACGCGCTGCGGCGCGCCGATGACCCACTCGCCGAGTCGTACGCCCAGTGCCTGCGCAACGCGAGTGACCTGCTCGACTTCTGCCGCCGTCTCGGGTTGCCGTTCGGCTTCCACGTGGAGAGCGTGTCGATCCGCAAGGTCGAGATCGAGGCCGCGGTCTCCCTCGCGACTGAACTGCGGGCGATGCTCGACCGGAACCGTTGA
- a CDS encoding LysE family transporter: protein MIEALTSGLLAGYGIAIPVGAIGVLIVTLAAQVSLRHGAAAGLGTATADGLYAVAAVVSGAAIARLLQPTIGVLRAAAAVVLVAIAVRGILTAVRARHAAADATQPVPTGSAARTYAVFVGLTLLNPMTIVYFAALVVGYQGHTADSADGRVLVGTVFVVAAFVASASWQLLLATGGAILGRVLTSPRGRLITALVGNGIIGLLAVRLAWQAVS, encoded by the coding sequence GTGATCGAGGCACTGACATCCGGGCTGCTCGCCGGCTACGGCATCGCGATCCCGGTCGGCGCGATCGGGGTCCTGATCGTCACCCTTGCCGCACAGGTGTCGCTGCGCCACGGTGCGGCCGCCGGGCTCGGCACCGCCACCGCCGACGGGCTGTACGCCGTCGCCGCCGTGGTCAGCGGCGCGGCGATCGCCCGGCTGCTCCAACCGACAATCGGCGTCCTGCGGGCCGCCGCCGCCGTGGTGCTCGTCGCGATCGCCGTACGGGGAATCCTCACCGCAGTGCGGGCCCGTCACGCGGCGGCCGACGCGACGCAGCCGGTGCCGACCGGGTCGGCCGCCCGGACGTACGCCGTCTTCGTCGGGCTGACGCTGCTGAACCCGATGACCATCGTCTACTTCGCCGCCCTCGTGGTCGGCTACCAAGGGCACACGGCGGATTCGGCCGATGGTCGAGTGCTCGTCGGCACGGTGTTCGTCGTGGCGGCGTTCGTCGCCTCGGCGAGTTGGCAACTGCTGCTGGCCACCGGTGGCGCGATCCTCGGCCGCGTGCTCACCAGTCCACGCGGCCGGCTGATCACCGCACTGGTCGGCAACGGCATCATCGGGCTACTCGCCGTCCGCCTCGCCTGGCAGGCGGTCAGCTAG
- a CDS encoding extracellular solute-binding protein yields the protein MEGRFKRVVTTATAVAAAAAMILTAGCTPGSGGSGSSDPNTFEFWSFTGINQQASVDAYTSDHPDIEVKLTEVGDTSETAQALTAALAGGKVPDLVLIQGDNMPKFMQAPENFVDLTTLGADQMTGDYLDWVISQSTTEDGKVIGIPTDVGGMAIAYRTDLFAAAGLPTDRDEVSELWPTWDAFLEVGKQYVAATGKPFLDNTPTSIFFQAVNQGSERYYDADRELSYDKNPQVKAAFDLTLEMYEAGISGRIASWTPGWTAGMSKGDFAVMSAPSWMLNAIKTNAPDSAGKWDVATIPGGSGNWGGSYLAIPARAQNPAAAWDYIATMQSPEGQLAHFLEHGALPTTPSVYTNPQLIAKTDPFFSDAPIGQIYTESVVNIEPFYIGPDDATIGTELLNTLTSVEQGQVAPDEAWETALTNVRNALRG from the coding sequence ATGGAGGGCCGCTTTAAGCGCGTCGTCACCACCGCCACCGCCGTCGCTGCGGCGGCGGCCATGATCCTGACCGCCGGCTGTACGCCAGGGTCAGGCGGCTCCGGATCATCGGACCCGAACACCTTCGAGTTCTGGTCGTTCACCGGGATCAACCAGCAGGCATCCGTCGATGCGTACACCAGCGACCATCCGGACATCGAGGTCAAGCTCACCGAAGTGGGCGACACCAGCGAAACAGCCCAGGCGCTCACCGCCGCACTGGCCGGTGGCAAGGTGCCCGACCTGGTGCTGATCCAGGGCGACAACATGCCGAAGTTCATGCAGGCCCCGGAGAACTTCGTGGACCTGACCACGCTCGGCGCCGACCAGATGACCGGCGACTACCTCGACTGGGTCATTTCGCAGTCGACCACCGAGGACGGCAAGGTCATCGGAATACCGACGGATGTCGGTGGCATGGCGATCGCGTACCGGACCGACCTGTTCGCCGCCGCCGGCCTGCCCACCGACCGGGACGAGGTCTCCGAACTGTGGCCTACCTGGGACGCGTTCCTGGAGGTCGGCAAGCAGTACGTCGCGGCAACCGGCAAACCGTTCCTGGACAACACTCCGACGAGCATCTTCTTCCAAGCGGTCAACCAGGGCTCGGAACGCTACTACGACGCCGACCGCGAGCTGTCGTACGACAAGAATCCGCAGGTCAAGGCGGCGTTCGACCTGACGCTGGAGATGTACGAGGCGGGCATCTCCGGTCGGATCGCCTCCTGGACGCCCGGCTGGACCGCCGGAATGAGCAAGGGCGACTTCGCGGTGATGTCGGCACCGTCCTGGATGCTCAACGCGATCAAGACCAACGCCCCGGACAGCGCCGGGAAATGGGACGTCGCCACCATTCCCGGTGGATCCGGGAACTGGGGCGGCAGCTACCTCGCCATCCCCGCGCGGGCGCAGAACCCGGCGGCGGCCTGGGACTACATCGCCACGATGCAGTCACCCGAGGGCCAGCTCGCGCACTTCCTGGAGCACGGGGCGCTGCCGACCACGCCGTCGGTCTACACCAACCCGCAGTTGATCGCGAAGACCGACCCGTTCTTCTCCGACGCGCCGATCGGCCAGATCTACACCGAGTCCGTGGTGAACATCGAGCCGTTCTACATCGGCCCCGACGACGCCACCATCGGCACCGAACTGCTCAACACGCTCACCAGCGTGGAGCAGGGCCAGGTCGCACCCGACGAGGCGTGGGAAACCGCGCTCACCAACGTCAGGAACGCCCTCCGCGGCTGA
- a CDS encoding sugar ABC transporter permease, whose protein sequence is MLSPATARRTAGRPGRSRHIQQGVRERLAPYVYVAPFFLLFFVFGLFPLLFTFYIALFDWNPIGERSYVGLKNFSDLVDDPRFWGALRNTFSIWLLSTVPQLLIALGMAHVLNHVRLRAATLFRMSMLVPYVTSVAATTIVFAQLFDRDYGLLNWLIGLLGFEHVDFTASPWGSHFMIAVMVAWRWTGYNTLLYLASLQAVPRDLYEAAAVDGANGWKQFRHITVPSLRPIIVFTVITSTIGGLQIFTEPLLANPVGGLTCGAARQCQTLTLFLYEQAFGRFHFGYGAAIGVALFVMVVIISAINYLLVTRIRSERP, encoded by the coding sequence ATGCTCAGCCCGGCCACGGCTCGCCGGACCGCCGGCCGGCCGGGCCGGTCCCGTCACATCCAGCAGGGCGTACGGGAACGACTGGCGCCGTACGTGTACGTCGCGCCGTTCTTTCTGCTCTTTTTCGTCTTCGGGCTCTTCCCGCTGCTGTTCACGTTCTACATCGCCCTGTTCGACTGGAATCCGATCGGCGAACGCAGCTACGTGGGGCTGAAGAACTTCTCCGACCTCGTCGACGACCCACGGTTCTGGGGTGCACTGCGCAACACGTTCAGCATCTGGCTGCTGTCGACCGTTCCGCAGCTGCTGATCGCGCTCGGCATGGCGCACGTGCTCAACCACGTACGGCTGCGGGCGGCCACCCTGTTCCGGATGTCGATGCTGGTCCCCTACGTCACCTCCGTGGCCGCGACGACCATCGTCTTCGCCCAGCTGTTCGACCGCGACTACGGCCTGCTCAACTGGCTCATCGGGCTGCTGGGATTCGAGCACGTCGACTTCACCGCGTCGCCGTGGGGCAGCCACTTCATGATCGCGGTGATGGTCGCCTGGCGGTGGACCGGCTACAACACCCTGCTGTACCTCGCCTCACTGCAGGCGGTGCCCCGCGACCTGTACGAGGCCGCCGCAGTGGACGGCGCCAACGGCTGGAAGCAGTTCCGGCACATCACCGTTCCCTCGCTGCGGCCGATCATCGTGTTCACCGTCATCACCTCGACGATCGGCGGGCTGCAGATCTTCACCGAGCCGCTGCTGGCCAACCCGGTGGGTGGACTCACCTGCGGCGCGGCGCGCCAGTGTCAGACCCTCACCCTGTTCCTCTACGAGCAGGCCTTCGGCCGGTTCCACTTCGGCTACGGCGCGGCCATCGGCGTCGCGCTCTTCGTGATGGTCGTGATCATCTCCGCGATCAACTACCTCCTGGTCACCCGGATCCGCTCGGAGCGCCCATGA
- a CDS encoding carbohydrate ABC transporter permease, with product MNPAPSTSGRTPHRRRRANRIHPAVYVALCGMVFFSVFPLYWMFVVATTDSATAYNLPPRVLPGGNFFHLASLVFEIVPFVQALMNSLVVATSIGVGQAFLCALAGFAFAKLSFRGRNTLFLIVVLTMTVPTQLAVVPQYLIMSRFNWVDTLQALIVPGLVSAFGIFWMRQHIGNVVDDELMNAARVDGATTWQIFWRIAFPVVRPAALILGLFGFVYAWNDFLWPFIVLKSPERYTVQIAIKALQNNRDIDLGLAMSGSFLATLPVLVLFVFVGRRLVQGIMEGAFKG from the coding sequence ATGAACCCCGCCCCCTCGACCAGCGGGCGCACGCCGCACCGGCGGCGTCGCGCCAACCGGATCCACCCGGCCGTGTACGTGGCGCTCTGCGGCATGGTGTTCTTCAGCGTGTTTCCGCTCTACTGGATGTTCGTGGTGGCCACCACCGACTCGGCCACCGCGTACAACCTGCCGCCGCGTGTGCTGCCCGGCGGCAACTTCTTCCACCTGGCCAGCCTGGTCTTCGAGATCGTGCCGTTCGTGCAGGCGCTGATGAACAGCCTGGTCGTGGCCACCTCGATCGGCGTGGGTCAGGCATTCCTCTGCGCGCTGGCCGGGTTCGCCTTCGCCAAGCTGTCCTTCCGGGGCCGCAACACGTTGTTCCTCATCGTCGTGTTGACGATGACGGTGCCGACCCAGCTCGCCGTCGTACCGCAGTACCTGATCATGTCCCGCTTCAACTGGGTGGACACCCTGCAGGCGTTGATCGTCCCCGGGCTGGTGAGCGCGTTCGGCATCTTCTGGATGCGGCAGCACATCGGCAACGTGGTCGACGACGAGCTGATGAACGCCGCCCGGGTGGACGGGGCGACGACCTGGCAGATCTTCTGGCGCATCGCTTTCCCGGTGGTCCGCCCGGCGGCGTTGATCCTGGGCCTGTTCGGCTTCGTCTACGCGTGGAACGACTTCCTGTGGCCGTTCATCGTGTTGAAGTCCCCGGAGCGCTACACCGTCCAGATCGCCATCAAGGCACTGCAGAACAACCGGGACATCGACCTGGGCCTGGCCATGTCCGGCTCGTTCCTGGCCACGTTGCCGGTGCTGGTGTTGTTCGTCTTCGTCGGCCGGCGCCTGGTGCAGGGAATCATGGAAGGGGCGTTCAAGGGCTGA
- a CDS encoding winged helix-turn-helix transcriptional regulator translates to MQADAGVLLAAVGRLRGRWTLHIVHALLDGPAGFNDLRRAVPAVGPSTLARRLGELEAAGIVSRTVIDTTPPGTRYALTATGIGLRPVLAELAAWAGDTSDPDVRDRQLDGLLALMQERWMLELHCALLVGPRRFTDLARDTGVNQVTLTQRLADLEQRGLIQRLADGSYAFSAAGEGFHRVGEALADWAAATSGTAADRQVRAPGPGS, encoded by the coding sequence GTGCAGGCCGATGCGGGCGTACTGCTGGCCGCCGTGGGTCGACTGCGGGGCCGCTGGACGCTGCACATCGTGCACGCACTGCTCGACGGACCCGCCGGCTTCAACGACCTGCGCCGGGCCGTCCCGGCCGTCGGGCCGAGCACCCTGGCCCGCCGGCTCGGCGAGCTGGAGGCGGCCGGCATCGTCAGCCGTACGGTGATCGACACCACCCCACCGGGCACCCGTTACGCCCTGACCGCGACCGGCATCGGGTTGCGCCCGGTCCTCGCCGAGCTGGCGGCCTGGGCCGGCGACACCAGCGACCCGGACGTCCGCGACCGCCAGCTCGACGGTCTCCTTGCCCTGATGCAGGAACGCTGGATGCTGGAGCTGCACTGCGCGCTGCTCGTCGGCCCACGGCGCTTCACCGACCTGGCCCGCGACACCGGCGTCAACCAGGTCACCCTGACCCAGCGCCTGGCCGACCTGGAGCAGCGCGGGCTGATCCAGCGGCTCGCCGACGGCAGCTACGCCTTCAGCGCCGCCGGCGAAGGCTTCCACCGGGTCGGCGAAGCCCTCGCTGACTGGGCGGCGGCCACCTCGGGCACCGCCGCCGACCGGCAGGTCAGGGCACCAGGCCCCGGAAGTTGA
- a CDS encoding SDR family NAD(P)-dependent oxidoreductase: MTESIKQALVTGGTGGIGLATAHALAGHGYAVTIVGRDPRRGDAARDQVSAAGPAAARFIRADLSSLAAVRALADEIRAAGPLDLLVNNVGGVYRQRWYTADGIEATFAMSHLTGYLLTELLVDDMIAAGQGRIVNLTSGAIRFADRTPLDRVEVAGRYYGFAAYGRAKLANLAYTMGLADRLAGTGVTVLAADPGASATDMGRSMRADLFPMPARLAFPLIYLNLFRTRPGDAARSSIAAAIGGLPAGGFPSGTVLGPKGTPVRPDARATDPTVIRAVTALSQATCGYARTDSRSVAAGKDALPE; this comes from the coding sequence ATGACCGAATCAATCAAGCAGGCCCTGGTCACCGGCGGCACCGGCGGGATCGGCCTGGCCACCGCCCACGCACTGGCCGGACACGGCTACGCCGTCACGATCGTCGGCCGCGACCCGCGCCGCGGCGACGCCGCCCGCGACCAGGTCAGCGCCGCCGGCCCCGCCGCTGCCCGATTCATCCGGGCCGACCTGTCGTCGCTGGCAGCCGTGCGCGCCCTGGCCGACGAGATCCGCGCCGCCGGCCCGCTCGACCTGCTGGTCAACAACGTCGGCGGGGTCTACCGCCAGCGCTGGTACACCGCCGACGGCATCGAGGCGACCTTCGCCATGAGTCACCTGACCGGCTACCTGCTCACCGAGCTGCTGGTCGACGACATGATCGCCGCCGGCCAGGGGCGGATCGTCAACCTGACCTCGGGTGCGATCCGGTTCGCCGACCGCACCCCGCTGGACCGGGTCGAGGTCGCCGGGCGCTACTACGGCTTCGCCGCGTACGGGCGGGCGAAGCTCGCCAACCTCGCGTACACGATGGGTCTGGCCGACCGACTCGCCGGCACCGGCGTCACGGTGCTCGCCGCCGACCCGGGGGCCAGCGCCACCGACATGGGCCGGTCGATGCGCGCGGACCTGTTCCCGATGCCGGCCCGGCTGGCCTTCCCGCTGATCTACCTCAACCTGTTCCGGACCAGGCCCGGCGACGCTGCCCGCAGCTCGATCGCCGCCGCCATCGGCGGCCTGCCGGCCGGCGGCTTCCCATCCGGTACGGTGCTCGGCCCGAAGGGCACACCGGTGCGGCCGGACGCCCGCGCCACCGATCCGACGGTGATCCGGGCCGTCACCGCGCTCAGCCAGGCGACCTGCGGATACGCCCGCACCGACAGCCGGTCAGTGGCTGCGGGAAAGGATGCGTTGCCCGAGTAG